The Mycolicibacterium mageritense genome contains a region encoding:
- a CDS encoding 6,7-dimethyl-8-ribityllumazine synthase, with product MSQSDRVAVVSSRWHGDIVGHAVDTFCREVDAHPRFAVDRFEVPGAFEIPLRVQRLARSGIYAAIAACAFIVDGGIYRHEFVAHTVLDALMRIQLDEETPVFSAVLTPHAFHEHYEHRMFFSTHFVVKGQELAQALLQVCAADAEHAEPAVS from the coding sequence ATGTCACAGAGCGATCGGGTAGCCGTCGTGTCGTCTCGCTGGCACGGCGACATTGTCGGCCATGCTGTCGATACCTTTTGCCGCGAGGTCGATGCCCACCCGAGGTTCGCCGTGGACCGTTTCGAAGTGCCGGGCGCGTTCGAGATTCCGCTGCGCGTGCAGCGGTTGGCGCGCAGCGGAATCTACGCGGCAATCGCGGCATGCGCTTTCATTGTCGACGGCGGCATCTACCGGCACGAGTTCGTCGCGCATACAGTGCTCGATGCGCTGATGCGGATTCAGCTGGATGAGGAGACGCCGGTCTTCTCGGCGGTGCTGACACCGCACGCGTTCCACGAGCATTACGAACACCGGATGTTCTTCTCCACCCATTTCGTGGTCAAGGGACAGGAATTGGCCCAAGCGCTCCTGCAGGTGTGCGCAGCCGATGCCGAACACGCTGAACCCGCCGTCTCGTAG
- a CDS encoding antitoxin, with protein sequence MGFLDKAKDLLSKNADKVDTAIDKAGDVLDQKTQGKYSQHVDKAQDAAKNAIRKEGPQQ encoded by the coding sequence ATGGGATTTTTGGACAAGGCGAAAGATCTGCTTTCCAAGAACGCCGACAAGGTGGACACGGCGATCGACAAGGCCGGTGACGTCCTCGATCAGAAGACGCAGGGCAAGTACAGCCAGCATGTCGACAAGGCGCAGGATGCCGCCAAGAACGCCATCCGTAAAGAAGGGCCCCAGCAGTAA
- a CDS encoding Gfo/Idh/MocA family protein, with product MSDNNIMRVALVGPGRIATAHLEAIAAAKGEAQLVAVAGLPQERERTEELALRYGAQRAVHDFDQILSADDIDGIVLTVPNHLHRELAVAILDSGKHVLVEKPLATTVAEVDEIAAAAAASGKTVMVGQCRRFFAGAQEAKQRMPTLSGPVSVVHNLGVYVEDAAVGWWRSAAQAGGLAVGLNGPHVIDTMVWLIGSQPVRVYAQTRRLRDRWEGEDEAVLLVEFADGSLGTGYLSLNTRIPVNDRLINGPDGSMRLTDDRNLWVGEDLVVSEQVVPYINGDSAFEQQFIEFVTAVREQRAPQSGLAEARTVVAVMQAVHDSQSSGVPVELDLGTPSVNK from the coding sequence ATGTCTGACAACAACATCATGCGTGTTGCACTCGTCGGCCCCGGCCGGATCGCGACGGCGCATCTCGAAGCTATCGCTGCGGCCAAAGGTGAGGCGCAGCTCGTTGCGGTCGCCGGCCTACCCCAGGAGCGAGAGCGTACCGAAGAACTAGCGTTGCGCTACGGCGCGCAGCGAGCGGTGCATGATTTCGACCAGATCTTGTCGGCCGATGATATCGACGGCATCGTGCTGACTGTTCCCAACCATCTTCACAGGGAGCTTGCGGTAGCGATCCTTGACAGCGGCAAACATGTTCTCGTCGAGAAGCCGCTGGCCACCACGGTGGCCGAAGTCGACGAGATAGCCGCTGCGGCAGCCGCTTCGGGCAAGACGGTGATGGTCGGACAATGCCGACGGTTCTTCGCAGGTGCCCAAGAAGCCAAGCAACGCATGCCGACCCTGAGCGGGCCGGTGAGTGTGGTGCACAACCTCGGTGTCTACGTCGAGGATGCCGCCGTCGGCTGGTGGAGGTCAGCAGCGCAGGCCGGCGGCCTCGCGGTGGGCCTCAACGGGCCCCATGTCATCGACACCATGGTGTGGCTCATAGGCTCCCAGCCGGTACGCGTGTATGCGCAGACCCGCCGATTGCGTGACCGCTGGGAGGGCGAAGACGAGGCCGTTCTGCTGGTCGAGTTCGCAGACGGCAGTCTCGGTACCGGATACCTGTCGCTGAACACTCGGATTCCCGTCAACGACCGGCTCATCAACGGCCCGGACGGCAGCATGCGGTTGACCGACGACCGAAACCTCTGGGTGGGAGAAGATCTCGTCGTCAGTGAACAGGTCGTGCCGTACATCAACGGTGACAGTGCATTCGAACAGCAGTTCATCGAGTTCGTGACCGCCGTCCGGGAGCAGCGCGCACCGCAGTCCGGATTGGCCGAGGCGCGCACAGTGGTGGCGGTCATGCAGGCCGTTCACGACTCTCAGTCCAGTGGGGTACCCGTCGAGTTGGACCTTGGCACCCCGAGCGTCAACAAGTGA
- a CDS encoding SDR family NAD(P)-dependent oxidoreductase, producing the protein MSTSLHESLDWKIIGDNLSESVTLVVGGARGTGRTIAENLLKMGARVAVSDLSAERIEAVSAEFEFYGPRFTAVVGDATDSTDARRVAAHAADTFTALHNVVYSAGAYRAQRPTLEVSSDEWDLIVDSNLKGAFITYQASLPHIIAAGGGALVSISSLAGRTSSPFLGCHYSAAKAGILGLTRHLAKEFGGQNVRANSICPGGIVGTRMTDLLTELHREQDLADLADQTPLGRNVYEQDVAAVTLFLLSDLSRFVTGATIDVNGGILTV; encoded by the coding sequence ATGAGCACTTCGCTGCACGAAAGCCTCGACTGGAAGATCATCGGAGACAACCTTTCCGAATCGGTCACCCTCGTCGTGGGTGGCGCAAGGGGTACCGGGCGAACTATCGCCGAGAACCTGCTCAAGATGGGTGCCAGGGTGGCAGTCTCTGACCTCAGCGCCGAGCGCATCGAGGCCGTATCGGCCGAATTCGAGTTCTATGGGCCGCGATTCACCGCAGTCGTCGGAGACGCGACGGATTCCACAGATGCACGTAGGGTCGCGGCGCACGCGGCCGACACCTTCACCGCACTGCACAACGTGGTGTACTCGGCAGGCGCGTACCGGGCACAACGGCCGACACTCGAGGTCAGTTCCGACGAGTGGGATCTGATTGTCGATTCGAACCTCAAGGGTGCCTTCATCACCTACCAGGCAAGTCTTCCTCACATCATCGCAGCAGGCGGGGGTGCATTGGTCAGCATCTCGTCGCTGGCGGGCCGGACCTCGAGCCCGTTTCTCGGGTGCCACTACTCGGCGGCGAAGGCTGGCATTCTCGGCCTTACCCGCCATCTCGCAAAGGAGTTCGGCGGACAGAACGTCCGCGCGAACTCGATATGCCCTGGCGGAATCGTCGGAACGCGGATGACCGATCTGCTCACCGAACTGCACCGCGAGCAGGATTTGGCCGATCTCGCTGACCAGACGCCGCTGGGCCGCAACGTATATGAGCAGGATGTTGCTGCGGTTACGTTGTTTCTGCTGTCAGATCTGTCCCGGTTCGTCACTGGAGCCACCATTGATGTCAACGGTGGGATTCTGACGGTCTGA
- a CDS encoding mycofactocin-coupled SDR family oxidoreductase has protein sequence MAGRLEGKVALISGAARGQGRSHAVRFAEEGADIVGFDICGQVATAPYALATTEDLKETQRLVEGLGRRMLTAEADVRDGAAISALVQNAVEEFGRLDIVCANAAFTCYVRNTWSITEAQWNDMLGVNLTGVWKTVSAAIPAMITAGNGGCIAITSSSAGTKGMVNLGHYVTAKHGVVGLMRTLANELAEHSIRVNTIHPTGVRTKLLDNDHIRDFLDAHPEWDSNISNALPVDLLEPEDISNAIVWLASDEGRYVTGVALPVDAGFAGK, from the coding sequence ATGGCTGGTCGGCTTGAGGGCAAGGTCGCCCTGATCTCGGGCGCAGCGCGCGGGCAGGGCCGTTCGCATGCTGTGCGATTCGCCGAAGAAGGAGCCGACATCGTCGGCTTCGACATCTGCGGGCAGGTCGCAACCGCACCCTACGCGTTGGCGACAACCGAAGATCTCAAGGAGACACAGCGACTGGTGGAGGGTCTGGGTCGGCGGATGCTCACGGCCGAAGCCGATGTGCGCGACGGAGCGGCGATCTCTGCTCTCGTCCAGAACGCCGTCGAGGAGTTCGGACGGCTGGACATCGTTTGCGCGAATGCGGCGTTCACCTGCTATGTGCGCAACACGTGGTCGATAACCGAGGCGCAGTGGAACGACATGCTGGGCGTGAACCTGACCGGTGTCTGGAAGACGGTTTCAGCGGCGATCCCGGCGATGATTACCGCGGGTAACGGTGGGTGTATCGCGATCACCAGTTCGTCGGCAGGCACCAAAGGAATGGTGAACCTAGGGCACTATGTCACCGCCAAGCACGGTGTCGTCGGGCTGATGCGCACGCTGGCGAATGAGCTTGCCGAGCACTCGATTCGGGTCAATACGATCCACCCGACGGGCGTCCGCACGAAACTGCTCGACAATGACCATATTCGCGACTTCCTGGACGCACACCCCGAATGGGATTCGAACATCTCGAACGCGCTGCCGGTTGATCTTCTTGAACCAGAAGACATCAGCAATGCCATCGTCTGGCTGGCGTCCGACGAAGGGCGCTACGTCACCGGCGTGGCGTTGCCCGTCGACGCGGGCTTCGCCGGAAAGTAG
- a CDS encoding MFS transporter — protein MANQTSPTQATGQNRPTGLVRVVAASSTGMALEAYDFLLYGSAAALVFNKLFFPTVDPLIGTLLAFLSYALGFFARPLGGLVFGHFGDRIGRKLLLIISLVMMGTATFAIGLLPTYASVGILAPLMLSTLRLIQGFALGGEWGGAMLLVAERVPAHKRGTWTSLPEAGIPLGNLIATAVLAVLSATLNDAAFLEWGWRIPFLLSAVLLVLGYWIRTTVQDAAIFAEAREHAVNEAPVKVVLRTRRRELIQCASARLTENVAYYILASFAIVYAVENSGVDKSVVLNALVVANVVQLFATPFFGALSDRIGRRPVIIAGALGTAGWIWIFFALLDTGGSIAVCAAIVVGLIFHSALYGPQAAYFAEQFETNSRYTGMSIAAQVTTVVGGAIAPLLATALLAQYDSSIPIAVYIVVVAVITVAGVWWSQETYRRDLREP, from the coding sequence GTGGCGAATCAAACTTCACCAACGCAGGCGACCGGACAGAATCGGCCCACCGGTCTTGTCCGGGTGGTTGCTGCCAGCAGCACCGGCATGGCGCTGGAGGCTTACGACTTCCTGTTGTACGGCTCGGCGGCCGCCCTGGTCTTCAATAAGCTGTTCTTCCCAACGGTGGATCCCCTAATCGGAACACTGCTGGCTTTTCTGAGCTATGCCCTCGGATTCTTCGCGCGCCCCTTGGGCGGACTCGTGTTCGGACATTTCGGTGACCGAATCGGTCGCAAGCTGCTACTCATCATCAGCTTGGTCATGATGGGCACTGCAACGTTTGCAATCGGTCTGTTGCCTACCTACGCGTCCGTCGGCATCTTGGCTCCCCTCATGCTCAGCACATTGAGATTGATCCAAGGCTTCGCGCTGGGCGGTGAGTGGGGCGGCGCGATGCTGTTGGTGGCCGAACGGGTGCCGGCTCACAAACGCGGAACGTGGACCAGCCTCCCCGAGGCCGGCATCCCGCTGGGCAACCTCATCGCTACGGCGGTACTGGCGGTGCTCTCAGCCACGCTAAACGATGCCGCATTTCTGGAATGGGGTTGGCGCATACCGTTTTTACTGTCCGCTGTCCTGCTCGTACTGGGCTACTGGATACGCACCACCGTGCAGGACGCAGCGATCTTCGCCGAAGCGCGCGAACATGCTGTCAACGAAGCACCAGTCAAGGTGGTTCTGCGGACGCGGCGCCGCGAGCTGATCCAGTGTGCGAGTGCAAGACTCACGGAGAACGTGGCCTACTACATTCTGGCGTCTTTCGCCATCGTCTACGCAGTAGAGAACAGCGGAGTCGACAAAAGCGTGGTCCTGAACGCCCTCGTGGTCGCGAACGTCGTCCAGCTGTTCGCAACACCGTTCTTCGGAGCCCTCTCTGACCGAATCGGGCGCCGGCCGGTCATCATCGCAGGCGCACTCGGAACTGCAGGCTGGATCTGGATCTTTTTCGCGCTCTTGGACACCGGCGGCTCGATCGCTGTTTGTGCCGCCATCGTGGTCGGCCTGATCTTTCATTCCGCGCTCTACGGACCCCAAGCGGCGTACTTCGCCGAACAGTTCGAAACCAACAGTCGCTACACCGGCATGTCGATCGCCGCCCAGGTCACCACAGTCGTCGGCGGCGCGATCGCACCCCTCCTCGCCACAGCGCTTCTCGCCCAATACGACTCGTCGATCCCGATCGCGGTCTACATCGTCGTCGTCGCAGTGATCACAGTGGCGGGAGTGTGGTGGTCGCAGGAGACCTATCGGCGAGACCTGCGCGAGCCATAG
- a CDS encoding ROK family transcriptional regulator, translated as MTSSHDRPKRVLGRTARAGEILDLVRSGEAGTVTQLAKSLGVARSTINERIDLLQRIGLLSTAGEATFGRGRPANILAFNAKAGVTLAALVGMSGTLLAITDLEAEVLWRTQVQFDISRGPEAFVELLCTEFLAALTDLDIPPSDVYGVGIGVPGDVEISTAPPVSSDLPSQKWTNFPLAERVSQRLNAPTFVDRDVNLMALGEHRTGWRDADVLVSLKVGTVVACGLVIGDSVVRGSSLMVGEIGHTKLAGVDRACLCGSRGCLNTVAGGPAVAEEIAAQGYDAHTARDVAELANAGVVPAGVAVREAGRRVGEVMATVVNLLNPDVITVWGYLVDSGDQFLVGMQESIYKFALPTSARAVTIARARLGDDAGLRGAALTVIEHALSADAVDSLVATAQTG; from the coding sequence ATGACCTCTTCGCACGACCGTCCGAAGCGGGTGCTCGGTCGCACCGCACGCGCAGGCGAGATCCTCGACCTGGTGCGCTCGGGTGAGGCCGGGACGGTGACGCAATTGGCCAAATCCCTCGGCGTGGCCCGGTCCACCATCAACGAGCGCATCGACCTGCTGCAGCGAATCGGGTTGCTGTCCACCGCCGGTGAGGCTACGTTCGGCCGGGGGCGGCCCGCCAACATACTCGCGTTCAACGCGAAAGCCGGTGTGACGCTTGCAGCGTTGGTCGGTATGAGCGGAACTCTGCTGGCGATCACCGACCTCGAGGCAGAGGTACTGTGGCGCACACAGGTGCAGTTCGACATATCCCGTGGGCCCGAGGCCTTCGTCGAGCTCCTTTGCACCGAGTTCCTTGCGGCACTGACCGATCTGGATATCCCCCCATCCGACGTCTACGGTGTGGGCATCGGGGTGCCCGGAGATGTCGAAATCTCGACAGCACCGCCTGTCAGTTCGGACCTTCCCTCCCAGAAGTGGACGAATTTCCCTCTGGCCGAACGCGTATCGCAACGCCTCAATGCGCCGACATTCGTCGATCGCGATGTGAACCTGATGGCACTCGGTGAACACCGTACCGGCTGGCGTGATGCCGACGTGCTCGTGTCACTCAAGGTTGGCACGGTGGTCGCCTGCGGCTTGGTGATCGGCGACAGCGTGGTGCGAGGCTCCTCATTGATGGTCGGCGAGATCGGCCATACCAAGCTCGCGGGAGTTGATCGTGCCTGCCTGTGCGGGAGCCGCGGTTGCCTCAATACCGTGGCCGGTGGGCCGGCAGTGGCCGAAGAGATTGCGGCGCAAGGCTATGACGCACACACCGCACGAGATGTCGCCGAACTAGCCAACGCCGGAGTGGTCCCCGCCGGAGTGGCTGTGCGCGAAGCCGGTCGGCGCGTCGGGGAGGTGATGGCAACGGTGGTCAACCTGCTGAACCCGGACGTGATCACAGTCTGGGGCTACCTGGTCGACTCTGGCGACCAATTTCTCGTTGGTATGCAGGAATCCATCTACAAGTTCGCGCTGCCCACTTCAGCGCGTGCCGTGACAATCGCCCGCGCTAGGCTCGGTGACGACGCCGGCCTGCGCGGCGCCGCACTCACCGTCATCGAACATGCGTTGTCGGCAGATGCTGTCGACAGTCTCGTGGCAACCGCACAGACCGGCTGA
- a CDS encoding phosphoenolpyruvate hydrolase family protein, with product MIASSGEGAVQVVFTRDQVVDRLREQIAAQRPIVGAGAGTGLSAKFIERGGADLIIVYNSGRFRMAGHSSMCGLLPLGDANAIVLEMGEREVLPVVSNTPVVAGVNGTDPTRDMGRLLNSVAAAGFSGVNNFPTVGLFDGRIRKELEASGLGFQREVEMIRTAHQLGLFTIVYVFTPDEAAAMTEAGADVVIAHMGLTVGGSVGMSTVGAFSLDDSCQRVDAIAASARGVRDDAIVLCHGGPIAEPADAEYVMKRTRAVGFVGASSMERLPVEQALIDVTAAFKATAVA from the coding sequence ATGATCGCAAGTAGTGGAGAAGGGGCAGTCCAAGTGGTGTTCACACGAGATCAAGTCGTTGATCGGTTGCGGGAGCAGATCGCTGCGCAACGCCCGATCGTGGGTGCGGGCGCCGGCACGGGCTTGTCGGCCAAGTTCATCGAGCGTGGTGGTGCCGACCTCATCATTGTGTACAACTCGGGGCGTTTCCGGATGGCCGGTCACAGCTCGATGTGCGGGCTGCTTCCATTGGGTGACGCCAACGCCATCGTGCTCGAGATGGGCGAGCGGGAAGTGCTGCCGGTCGTCAGTAACACGCCCGTTGTCGCCGGTGTCAACGGCACCGATCCGACCCGGGACATGGGTCGTCTGCTGAATTCAGTGGCGGCGGCTGGATTCTCCGGTGTCAATAACTTTCCTACGGTTGGCCTCTTCGACGGCCGCATTCGTAAGGAGTTGGAGGCATCCGGGCTGGGCTTCCAACGGGAGGTCGAGATGATCAGGACCGCACACCAACTCGGCCTTTTCACGATCGTCTACGTGTTCACTCCGGACGAGGCGGCTGCGATGACCGAGGCGGGAGCGGACGTCGTGATCGCCCACATGGGCCTGACTGTCGGGGGCAGCGTGGGGATGTCGACTGTCGGGGCGTTCTCACTGGACGACTCCTGCCAGCGGGTCGACGCTATCGCCGCGTCTGCGCGCGGAGTGCGCGACGACGCGATCGTACTGTGTCATGGCGGCCCCATCGCCGAGCCGGCTGATGCCGAATACGTCATGAAGCGCACCAGGGCAGTCGGGTTCGTTGGCGCGTCGAGCATGGAGCGACTTCCTGTCGAACAGGCCTTGATCGACGTTACCGCCGCCTTCAAAGCGACGGCAGTCGCTTGA
- a CDS encoding type II toxin-antitoxin system Rv0910 family toxin, with product MAKLSVSVDVPLPPEKAWEYASDLSRYDEWLSIHRAWRSKLPETLEKGTVIDSIVEVKGMLNRVKWTLVNYKPPHSLTLNGDGRGGVKVKLIGKIKPAPVDGAEGATVTFDVHLGGPALFGPIGMVVASALKGDIQESLNKFKALYAPS from the coding sequence ATGGCAAAACTGTCAGTCTCCGTCGATGTGCCGTTGCCGCCGGAGAAGGCGTGGGAGTACGCCTCCGATCTGTCCCGTTACGACGAGTGGTTGAGCATCCACCGCGCCTGGCGGTCGAAGTTGCCGGAAACCCTTGAGAAGGGCACCGTCATCGACTCGATCGTCGAGGTCAAGGGCATGCTCAACCGGGTCAAATGGACCCTCGTCAACTACAAGCCGCCGCATTCGTTGACCCTCAACGGCGACGGCCGCGGCGGGGTCAAAGTCAAGCTGATCGGAAAGATCAAGCCCGCGCCGGTCGACGGCGCCGAGGGCGCCACCGTGACGTTCGACGTCCATCTCGGCGGCCCGGCGCTGTTCGGTCCGATCGGCATGGTGGTGGCGTCCGCGCTCAAAGGCGACATCCAGGAGTCGCTCAACAAGTTCAAGGCGCTCTACGCACCGTCGTAG
- a CDS encoding Tm-1-like ATP-binding domain-containing protein — protein MAAALPIPSTVAVLCALDTKGEDADFILRRLRRRGLQTVLIDIGVLGTPHLEADISRDTVAVSAGTTIAELVARHDRSTAVATMADGARSVVADLAQTGVLGGVFAIGGGAGTTIGAIAMRDLALGLPKAILSTVAAGNTTPYVGTSDIVMYPSIVDFTGVNRISAITYRRAADAFAGMVLGAAETATDDDNVPDRPLIAASMFGVTTECVTQAKAFLEDAGCEVLVFHATGAGGRTMERLIADGHVDGVLDLTTTEWADEVVGGILTAGPQRLGAAARSGVPQVVSLGATDMVNFGPLETIPDRFTGRNFYQHNAENTLMRVNIEEARRIGRAIGAQLRNCAGPCTVLIPSAGTSALDAAGQPFDDPVARRVLQDAVTAELAGTAVRVIETAQHINDRTFAKMAARRLLDLLPAMPSVPAKD, from the coding sequence ATGGCTGCCGCACTCCCGATACCGTCCACGGTCGCCGTGCTGTGTGCCCTCGACACCAAGGGCGAGGACGCTGATTTCATCCTGCGACGCCTTCGCAGGCGTGGGCTCCAGACCGTTCTCATCGACATCGGTGTGCTCGGCACACCTCACCTTGAGGCTGACATCTCGCGAGATACCGTCGCGGTATCGGCGGGTACCACGATCGCCGAACTCGTTGCCCGACACGACCGGTCCACGGCGGTTGCCACCATGGCCGACGGCGCACGTTCGGTAGTCGCCGATCTGGCTCAAACCGGCGTGCTCGGTGGAGTTTTCGCGATCGGCGGCGGCGCGGGCACGACAATCGGAGCCATCGCGATGCGTGACTTGGCCCTAGGTTTGCCGAAGGCAATTCTGTCAACGGTCGCGGCCGGGAACACGACTCCCTACGTCGGCACGTCGGACATCGTGATGTACCCGTCGATCGTGGATTTCACGGGCGTCAATCGAATCAGTGCGATAACTTATCGGCGCGCTGCCGACGCGTTCGCGGGCATGGTTTTGGGTGCCGCGGAAACAGCGACCGACGACGACAACGTGCCCGACCGCCCGTTGATCGCGGCATCGATGTTCGGCGTCACCACAGAGTGCGTGACGCAGGCGAAGGCCTTCCTGGAGGACGCCGGATGCGAGGTGCTGGTTTTCCACGCGACCGGCGCGGGTGGCCGGACCATGGAGCGACTGATCGCCGATGGCCATGTTGACGGAGTGCTGGATCTGACCACCACGGAGTGGGCCGACGAAGTGGTCGGCGGCATTCTGACGGCAGGGCCGCAGCGGCTGGGTGCCGCGGCACGTTCGGGTGTGCCTCAGGTGGTATCGCTCGGCGCCACCGACATGGTGAACTTCGGTCCGCTGGAGACGATTCCGGATCGGTTCACTGGCAGAAACTTCTATCAGCACAACGCCGAGAACACCCTTATGCGCGTCAACATCGAGGAAGCTCGCCGGATCGGGCGGGCGATCGGTGCTCAGCTCCGTAATTGTGCAGGGCCGTGCACGGTGCTCATCCCGTCCGCTGGGACTTCGGCGCTCGACGCCGCCGGTCAGCCGTTCGACGATCCGGTGGCGCGGCGCGTACTCCAGGATGCCGTCACAGCGGAGCTGGCCGGGACTGCTGTGCGGGTTATCGAAACCGCCCAGCACATCAACGACCGAACGTTTGCCAAGATGGCCGCGCGCAGACTGCTGGACCTGCTCCCGGCTATGCCCTCGGTACCGGCAAAGGATTGA